Proteins from one Pelodiscus sinensis isolate JC-2024 chromosome 21, ASM4963464v1, whole genome shotgun sequence genomic window:
- the NUP88 gene encoding nuclear pore complex protein Nup88 isoform X2 produces MVLELPKRWGKNSEFEGGKPTVNCSTIPIAERFFTSSTSLTLKHVAWYPSETLEPHIVLLTSDNTIRIYNLKVPQIPVKVIALSDAEEESLMLNKGRAYTASLGETAVAFDFGPLVSVPKNIAGQRGKEEVLAYPLYILYENGETFLTYISLLQSTGKLGKLLGPLPMHPSAEDNYGYDACAVLCLPCVPNILVIATESGMLYHCVVLEGEEDDEQMSEKSWDPRSDLIPSLYVFECVELELALKLASGEEEEPLESDFSCPIKLHRDPKCPSRYHCIHEAGVHSVGLTWIHKLHKFLGSDEEDKDSLQELGVEQKCFVEHILCTKPLPCRQPAPIRGFWIVSDILGPTMICITSTYECITRPLLTTVHPASPPLLCTREDTEIAVSPLRILAESHHSFEKHIRGILQRSSANPLLLKSADKDASPPPEECLQLLSRATQVFREEYILKQDLAKEEIQQRVKLLGAQKNKQLEDLKYCQEERNSLREMAERLADKYEEAKEKQDDIMNRMKKVLRSFHTQLPVLSDSERDMKKELQTIHDQLQHLGNAIKQVKMKKDYQQRKMEKGISPRKPTITLSACQSKCIQTVLKEEGEHIREMVKQINDIRSHVNF; encoded by the exons ATGGTACTAGAACTGCCTAAACGCTGGGGAAAGAACTCAGAATTTGAAGGTGGAAAACCAACAGTTAATTGTAG CACCATTCCTATCGCTGAAAGATTCTTCACTAGTTCGACATCCTTGACCTTAAAACATGTGGCTTGGTATCCAAGTGAGACATTAGAACCTCATATAGTGCTGTTGACTTCAGATAACACTATAAG GATTTACAATCTGAAGGTGCCACAGATACCTGTGAAGGTGATTGCTCTTTCAGATGCTGAGGAGGAGAGTTTAATGCTCAATAAAGG GAGAGCGTACACAGCATCACTAGGAGAAACTGCAGTGGCATTTGATTTTGGGCCTCTGGTCTCTGTTCCAAAGAATATAGCTGGGCAGCGAGGGAAAGAGGAAGTATTGGCCTATCCTCTATACATATTATATGAAAATGGGGAAACCTTTCTCACATATATTAGCCTCCTACAAAG CACTGGAAAACTTGGCAAGCTGTTGGGCCCATTGCCCATGCACCCCTCAGCTGAAGATAACTATGGCTATGATGCTTGTGCTGTTCTGTGCCTGCCCTGTGTTCCCAACATCTTGGTGATTGCCACCGAGTCAGGAATGCTTTATCACTGTGTGGtgctggagggagaagaggacGATGAGCAAATG TCAGAAAAGTCTTGGGACCCAAGATCTGACCTCATCCCTTCTCTGTATGTGTTTGAATGTGTTGAATTGGAACTTGCACTGAAATTGGcatcaggagaagaggaagagccGTTAGAATCTGATTTCTCTTGCCCAATTAAACTGCACAGAG ATCCTAAATGTCCTTCTAGATATCACTGTATACATGAAGCTGGTGTGCACAGTGTTGGACTAACATGGATCCACAAACTTCACAAATTCCTTGGGTCAG ATGAGGAAGATAAGGACAGTTTACAAGAACTTGGAGTGGAACAGAAGTGCTTTGTGGAACACATTCTTTGTACAAAGCCATTGCCATGCAG GCAGCCTGCTCCAATTAGAGGATTTTGGATAGTCTCTGACATCTTAGGGCCCACAATGATCTGCATCACCAGCACCTATGAATGTATCACAAGGCCTCTTCT AACGACAGTCCATCCAGCATCCCCTCCACTCCTGTGTACCAGGGAGGACACTGAAATTGCTGTGTCACCTCTCCGCATCCTAGCTGAATCACATCACTCATTTGAGAAACATATCCGAGGAATCCTGCAGCGCAGTTCTGCTAACCCATTGCTTTTGAA GTCTGCTGACAAAGATGCATCTCCTCCCCCCGAGGAATGTCTTCAGCTCCTTAGCAGAGCCACACAGGTGTTCAGGGAAGAATATATTCTGAAACAGGATCTGGCAAAAGAAGAGATCCAGCAAAG AGTGAAATTGCTGGGggcacagaaaaacaaacaactgGAAGATCTTAAGTACTGCCAAGAGGAAAG GAACAGTCTGCGAGAAATGGCTGAGCGCTTGGCTGACAAGTATGAGGAAGCTAAAGAAAAACAAGATGATATCATGAATAG GATGAAGAAAGTGCTTCGCAGTTTTCACACTCAACTTCCAGTTCTGTCAGACAGTGAGCGAGACATGAAGAAAGAATTACAGACAATACATGATCAACTGCAGCACTTAGGAAATGCTATCAAACAG GTGAAAATGAAAAAGGATTATCAGCAGAGAAAGATGGAAAAGGGAATCAGTCCACGAAAGCCTACCATAACCCTGAGTGCCTGCCAGAGCAAGTGCATCCAGACAGTTCTGAAAGAAGA GGGAGAACATATAAGGGAAATGGTAAAACAGATCAATGACATCAGAAGCCACGTGAACTTCTAA